In one window of Fulvia fulva chromosome 5, complete sequence DNA:
- a CDS encoding U3 small nucleolar RNA-associated protein 11, translating to MSSLRNAVQRRNHRERDQPTERKKWGLLEKRKDYKLRAADHKTKQRKIKALQTKASERNEDEFYFGMMSSTTENGVRRSKRGEENAGGGGKSLDLDVVNLMKTQDQGYLQTMLQRTRRERKRLEEDVLLGERGVKLEPGGGRIVFGDDEDDEGVPALPAPAKREDEDFDMDLDGFDDESASEHDESDDEDLTPEQRSLKRKKRHALQTKRRKLDALKEQEEKLSAALDGLDHQRAKMNGTIGGVNKNGVSFKPRQRKR from the coding sequence ATGTCCTCCCTCCGCAACGCCGTCCAGCGCCGCAATCATCGCGAGCGCGACCAGCCCACGGAACGCAAAAAATGGGGTCTTCTCGAAAAGCGCAAAGACTACAAGCTCCGCGCCGCAGACCACAAAACCAAGCAGCGCAAAATCAAAGCGCTGCAGACGAAAGCCTCAGAACGCAACGAAGATGAGTTCTACTTTGGGATGATGTCCTCGACGACGGAGAATGGAGTTCGGAGATCGAAGCGTGGAGAGGAGAATGCGGGCGGAGGAGGGAAGAGTTTGGATTTGGATGTGGTCAACTTGATGAAGACGCAGGATCAGGGATACTTGCAGACTATGTTGCAGAGGACGAGGAGGGAGAGGAAGCGGCTGGAAGAGGATGTGCTGTTGGGGGAGAGGGGTGTGAAGTTGGAGCCGGGTGGTGGGAGGATTGTGTTTGGGGATGATGAGGATGATGAGGGTGTGCCTGCCCTACCTGCGCCGGCTAAACGTGAAGATGAGGATTTCGATATGGACCTGGATGGCTTCGATGACGAGAGTGCCAGCGAGCATGATGAATCCGATGACGAAGATCTGACGCCCGAGCAACGATCATTGAAGAGGAAGAAACGACATGCTTTGCAGACGAAGCGAAGAAAGCTGGATGCCTTGAAGGAGCAGGAAGAGAAGCTGAGCGCTGCATTAGATGGACTCGATCATCAACGGGCGAAAATGAATGGCACAATTGGTGGAGTGAACAAGAACGGAGTGTCGTTCAAGCCTCGACAACGGAAGCGATGA
- a CDS encoding 3-hydroxyacyl-CoA dehydrogenase type-2 gives MQIKDSTFIITGGASGLGLATVEDLYSNGGYTAILDMNPANGEKVIKSLGERAKFFEVDVTESESLEKAINGAVEWAKQNGKPVRGVMPFAGVGLPGKIIDKNLNPIAMEKLDFVIDINLRGVLNTLRLVVPHIAKNDPVNEDGERGVIVMVSSTSAFEGQVGQLSYVATKGAIRSMTLVLARDLAPNGIRALSVAPSLFSTAMSAQMSDKVRKALENTAEFPKRLGHAKEFAHMVRTCVENGYLNGECIRIDAATRMPAKM, from the coding sequence ATGCAGATCAAAGACAGCACCTTCATCATCACCGGCGGCGCCTCCGGCCTAGGTCTCGCGACCGTAGAAGATCTCTACAGCAATGGCGGCTACACCGCAATCCTGGACATGAACCCTGCAAACGGCGAGAAAGTCATCAAATCCCTCGGCGAACGAGCCAAGTTCTTCGAAGTCGACGTTACCGAATCTGAAAGTCTAGAAAAAGCCATCAATGGAGCAGTCGAGTGGGCGAAGCAGAATGGCAAGCCTGTTCGTGGTGTGATGCCGTTTGCTGGTGTTGGTCTGCCGGGCAAGATCATCGACAAGAACTTGAACCCGATTGCGATGGAAAAGCTGGATTTCGTGATCGATATCAACCTGAGGGGAGTCCTGAACACGCTGAGATTGGTCGTACCGCATATTGCCAAGAACGATCCAGTCAACGAGGATGGCGAGAGAGGTGTGATCGTTATGGTGTCATCCACTTCGGCTTTCGAGGGACAAGTTGGCCAGCTGTCGTATGTTGCGACAAAGGGCGCTATTCGAAGCATGACGCTCGTACTGGCACGAGATTTGGCCCCGAACGGTATACGCGCATTGTCGGTCGCACCCAGTCTTTTCTCAACCGCGATGTCTGCTCAAATGTCGGACAAGGTGAGGAAGGCGCTGGAAAATACTGCCGAGTTCCCGAAGCGGCTGGGCCACGCGAAAGAGTTTGCGCACATGGTGCGAACGTGTGTCGAGAATGGATATCTCAATGGAGAGTGTATCAGGATAGATGCTGCGACGAGGATGCCGGCGAAGATGTGA
- a CDS encoding Transcription initiation factor TFIID subunit 9: MATTNGHPATPPPTTASVSIPDPKPTTTTTLDDSAPISSTQDDGLSRRPRDARLIHLILHAQGLHSYQERVPLQLLDFAYRYTSGVLSDSLRLASEGYANTNESRNKKGAGAGDEGNITVTALRQAIASRMSYTFAGALPKEFMMNEAAERNRVALPKIERGFGMQLPPEKYCLTGVGWGLREEWSDEEDVPIQQDGVRAEEREDEKMGGVDGVEDEDEEGAGRMEDVFGEGDTNMTQD; encoded by the coding sequence ATGGCCACAACCAACGGCCACCCAGCAACACCACCACCTACAACCGCGTCTGTCTCCATTCCCGACCCAAAACCCACCACAACGACAACTCTCGACGACAGCGCTCCCATATCCTCAACACAAGACGATGGTCTCTCCCGCCGTCCCCGCGACGCCCGCCTAATTCACCTAATCCTCCACGCCCAAGGTCTCCACTCCTACCAAGAACGCGTTCCCCTCCAACTCCTCGACTTCGCCTACCGCTACACCTCCGGCGTACTCTCCGACAGTCTCCGCCTCGCATCAGAAGGATACGCCAACACAAACGAAAGCCGCAACAAAAAAGGCGCTGGCGCAGGTGACGAGGGTAACATCACTGTCACAGCGCTTCGACAAGCAATCGCCAGTAGAATGAGCTATACGTTCGCGGGCGCGTTGCCGAAGGAGTTCATGATGAATGAGGCGGCGGAGAGGAATCGGGTGGCGCTGCCGAAGATTGAGAGGGGTTTTGGCATGCAGTTGCCGCCGGAGAAGTATTGTTTGACGGGAGTTGGGTGGGGGTTGAGGGAGGAGTGGAGTGATGAGGAGGATGTGCCGATCCAGCAGGATGGGGTGAGGGCGGAGGAGAGGGAGGATGAGAAGATGGGGGGTGTTGATGGGGTGGAGGATGAGGATGAGGAGGGAGCGGGGAGGATGGAGGATGTGTTTGGGGAGGGGGACACGAATATGACGCAGGATTGA
- a CDS encoding Vegetative incompatibility protein HET-E-1: MRLINIHTGQMKTFLGSDRPPYAILSHCWGTEEVSFNACTAALNNGGQLPNNKVTQFCAYLRSGSSQSTIPKAITWAWIDTCCIDKESSSELSEAINSMYNWYQDSWESIAYVQDVTAAPCAEGCRSRCQECIATLRQFEESRWFTRGWTLQELIAPQKLIFVNNNWQNFGSGATIVPRIELPMSQIIERVIRVPLILLEDPDQLVDYSMAQRMSWAATRDTTRSEDQAYCLIGLLGVNMSLLYGEGGQAWIRLQHEIARTWNDESIFAWDLDDIDEQPLLTSI; encoded by the coding sequence ATGCGTTTGATCAACATACACACTGGACAGATGAAAACTTTTCTTGGGTCTGACCGTCCGCCGTACGCGATTCTATCGCATTGCTGGGGAACAGAGGAGGTCTCTTTCAACGCATGCACCGCAGCATTGAACAATGGAGGGCAACTCCCGAATAACAAAGTGACCCAATTCTGTGCATATCTCCGGAGCGGTTCCTCCCAGTCGACTATCCCAAAGGCGATAACGTGGGCTTGGATCGACACATGCTGTATAGACAAAGAGAGTAGCTCGGAGCTTTCCGAAGCTATCAATAGCATGTACAACTGGTATCAAGACTCTTGGGAGAGCATCGCATACGTGCAGGACGTTACTGCTGCACCTTGCGctgaaggatgtcgttcCAGATGTCAAGAATGCATTGCAACACTTCGTCAATTCGAAGAGTCAAGGTGGTTCACACGGGGCTGGACCTTGCAGGAGCTCATCGCGCCGCAAAAACTGATATTCGTCAACAACAACTGGCAGAACTTTGGTTCCGGAGCTACCATCGTCCCACGGATCGAGTTGCCTATGTCACAGATCATCGAGAGAGTTATCAGAGTCCCTCTGATTCTCTTGGAAGACCCGGATCAATTAGTCGATTATAGCATGGCGCAGCGCATGAGCTGGGCGGCCACACGCGACACTACCAGAAGCGAAGATCAGGCCTATTGTCTCATAGGTCTCCTAGGCGTCAACATGTCATTGTTGTACGGCGAAGGGGGCCAAGCTTGGATTCGACTCCAGCATGAAATAGCAAGGACCTGGAATGATGAGTCCATCTTCGCCTGGGATCTCGACGACATTGACGAACAACCGTTGCTTACTTCGATTTGA
- a CDS encoding Vegetative incompatibility protein HET-E-1 produces MRLINTKTLKLSEFPDSRCPKYAILSHTWGSKEVALSDWQRLEYRATRKGFAKIAGLCKLASSVYSLDYAWVDTCCIDKSSSADLSEGINSMYRYYEEAAVCIVYMSDVPASCNALEDKAVNQSRWFTRGWTLQELLVPKHVAFFGQGWNLLGILSSNSKRGEAKSIAEYTNIPEEVLKHVKRPSG; encoded by the coding sequence ATGCGACTGATCAATACCAAGACATTGAAGCTGTCCGAGTTCCCAGATTCCCGATGCCCAAAATACGCAATACTATCACATACGTGGGGGAGCAAAGAAGTCGCCCTGTCTGACTGGCAGCGACTCGAATATCGAGCCACTCGTAAAGGCTTTGCGAAGATCGCTGGGCTCTGTAAGCTGGCATCTAGCGTCTACTCTCTCGACTATGCGTGGGTGGATACTTGCTGCATCGACAAGTCCAGCTCTGCCGATCTTTCCGAAGGCATCAACTCAATGTACCGGTACTATGAGGAAGCGGCTGTATGCATCGTGTACATGAGCGACGTCCCTGCAAGTTGTAACGCTCTCGAAGACAAAGCAGTCAACCAAAGCAGATGGTTCACTCGGGGATGGACTCTCCAGGAGCTTCTCGTGCCGAAGCATGTAGCATTTTTTGGCCAAGGCTGGAATCTGCTGGGCATTCTCTCCTCAAACTCAAAAAGGGGTGAGGCCAAGTCCATCGCAGAGTACACGAACATCCCTGAAGAGGTTTTGAAGCACGTGAAAAGACCTTCAGGGTAA
- a CDS encoding putative acetate kinase produces MPNKIILAINAGSSSVKVSVYSYEAGQTSDPKELAAIQVSGLTAPLATLKYDRGDEHIKGQELSDVKGQEGAFDYIIRRLTSDPGLDVLNHPDDIEFACHRVVHGGDYDRPTRIDRDTYHHLEKLSDLAPLHNAGALTIVRAVHKKCPKASNVAFFDSAFHATIPKAARTYAINQDIAERNKLRKYGFHGLSYAFITRSVASHLNKAPEQTNIIALHLGSGASACVIKNGKSMDNSMGLTPLAGLPGATRSGDVDPSLIFHFTHDAGKLSPSSTKDMNITQAEEILNKKSGWQAITGTTDFGTILKKAAEGDEKCQLAFDILVDRLCGYVGSYYVKLEGKVDAVVFAGGIGEKGAQLRKAVMEKARCLGFELDEGRNEKPGDGVVVDVGSKGSRQRVLVCQTDEQVEMATQCAKGADELRRPSSS; encoded by the coding sequence ATGCCTAACAAGATCATACTCGCCATCAATGCCGGCTCTTCCTCCGTCAAAGTCTCGGTCTACTCCTACGAAGCCGGCCAAACATCAGATCCCAAAGAGCTCGCAGCAATCCAAGTCTCGGGCCTCACAGCGCCTCTCGCCACCCTCAAATATGACCGCGGCGACGAACACATCAAAGGCCAAGAGCTTTCCGATGTGAAAGGCCAAGAAGGCGCCTTCGACTACATAATCAGGCGCCTCACCTCCGACCCTGGCCTGGACGTCCTAAACCACCCCGATGACATCGAGTTCGCCTGCCACCGCGTAGTTCACGGCGGCGACTACGACCGTCCCACCCGCATAGACCGGGATACATACCACCACCTCGAGAAACTCTCTGACCTGGCACCACTCCACAATGCAGGAGCCCTGACAATCGTTCGAGCTGTACACAAAAAGTGTCCCAAAGCCTCAAACGTCGCATTCTTCGACTCCGCTTTCCACGCCACGATCCCGAAAGCTGCCAGAACCTACGCCATCAACCAAGACATCGCCGAGCGTAACAAGCTCCGCAAATATGGGTTCCACGGTCTCTCCTATGCTTTCATCACGCGAAGCGTAGCATCTCACTTGAACAAAGCCCCCGAACAAACCAACATCATCGCTCTACACCTTGGCTCCGGCGCATCAGCCTGTGTCATCAAAAATGGCAAATCAATGGACAACTCCATGGGTCTCACACCCCTAGCTGGCCTCCCCGGAGCAACGCGATCCGGAGACGTAGACCCCTCTCTAATCTTCCACTTCACACACGATGCCGGCAAACTCAGTCCCAGCAGCACAAAGGACATGAACATCACCCAAGCGGAAGAAATCCTCAACAAAAAGTCCGGCTGGCAAGCCATCACCGGCACCACAGACTTCGGCACAATCCTCAAGAAAGCCGCCGAAGGCGATGAGAAATGCCAGCTCGCCTTTGACATCCTTGTCGATCGCTTGTGCGGATACGTCGGGAGCTACTACGTCAAGCTGGAGGGGAAAGTCGATGCCGTGGTGTTTGCGGGTGGGATTGGGGAGAAAGGGGCGCAGTTGAGGAAGGCTGTGATGGAGAAGGCGAGGTGCTTGGGGTTTGAGCTTGATGAGGGGAGGAATGAGAAGCCGGGCGATGGGGTTGTGGTTGATGTTGGGAGTAAGGGGAGTAGGCAGAGGGTGTTGGTGTGTCAGACGGATGAGCAGGTCGAGATGGCGACGCAGTGTGCAAAGGGGGCGGATGAGTTGAGGAGgccgtcgtcgtcgtga
- a CDS encoding putative aspartic-type endopeptidase OPSB translates to MRSTTLTPLLLASASALPELSISKRDKHNNGRTNVFARAVEALTFEKRQDGTVSTNVFNVLSWSAGGAYYTNITVGTPPQEQTVIIDTGSSDLYFDATSAATCNLPSTNANSCQGGTYDQTKSSSYKEVEASPAFNTSFGDGSSATGPYGSDVVGIGDIQLSPAQFGVAETVDSTTGYAIGLLGLGYTTNEAVTDPRNFYQNLPEVLKEAGVINSRLYSVYLNDARAYTGTVLFGGIDRSKYTGPLATVDLIPATYGNQVLNTVNQFITTITGLSTSVSGSNSDIFSGGAPGVETYSRNSGSLPVLLDTGSTAFSVSTGIYRAIVRQFSHVDRNGYVPCSYANSGDSISLEFDGKITIKVDASDFIVPLINSTTREPEPYNNDEDACLFLIQPSQIDGIGFGIAGDAVLRSMYVVFDLDNGQASIAQAAVNSTADPDIVTVAAGPTGVAAAVSGVSTPAPNSFSIAQGITTATQSYAASTVSPAVGQETGEGAIPAGAQVDGEDTGNGGGGGNGGKHSKNAAAGLMVPKMEWSGVYVVGIWMMCVMTGVGVMV, encoded by the exons ATGAGGTCCACGACACTCACGCCTTTGCTTCTTGCATCGGCCTCTGCTCTCCCCGAACTGTCCATCTCCAAGCGCGACAAGCACAACAATGGCCGGACCAATGTCTTTGCACGCGCCGTGGAGGCACTCACCTTCGAGAAGCGACAGGACGGCACGGTCTCGACGAATGTTTTCAACGTCCTGAGCTGGAGTGCTGGAGGCGCATACTACACAAACA TCACGGTCGGTACACCACCGCAAGAACAGACCGTCATCATCGACACCGGCTCCTCCGATCTCTACTTCGACGCGACCAGCGCCGCCACTTGCAACCTACCGAGCACTAACGCGAACTCGTGTCAAGGCGGCACCTACGACCAAACGAAATCGAGCTCCTACAAGGAAGTCGAAGCTTCTCCCGCTTTCAACACAAGCTTTGGCGATGGATCATCTGCAACAGGCCCCTATGGCTCTGATGTAGTTGGCATTGGCGACATTCAGCTCTCTCCTGCCCAATTTGGCGTCGCGGAGACGGTGGACAGCACAACCGGCTATGCTATCGGCTTGCTAGGCTTGGGATACACCACGAATGAGGCTGTCACGGACCCACGAAACTTTTACCAGAACCTCCCCGAAGTTCTCAAGGAGGCAGGTGTCATCAACAGCAGACTATACTCTGTGTACCTGAACGATGCTC GCGCGTACACCGGCACTGTCCTCTTCGGTGGAATCGACCGTTCCAAATACACTGGGCCCCTCGCCACAGTCGACCTCATCCCAGCAACCTACGGCAACCAAGTCCTCAACACAGTCAACCAATTCATCACAACAATCACGGGCCTCAGCACCTCCGTCAGCGGCAGCAACAGCGACATCTTCTCCGGCGGAGCCCCAGGAGTCGAAACCTACTCCCGCAACAGCGGCTCCCTCCCCGTTCTGCTCGACACCGGTAGTACCGCCTTCTCCGTATCCACAGGAATATACCGTGCCATCGTCCGCCAGTTCAGTCACGTCGACCGCAACGGTTACGTTCCCTGCTCCTACGCCAACTCCGGCGATTCCATTTCCCTCGAGTTCGACGGCAAAATCACGATCAAAGTCGATGCCAGCGATTTCATCGTCCCGCTCATCAACAGCACCACCCGCGAGCCGGAACCTTACAATAACGATGAAGATGCATGTCTTTTCCTGATCCAGCCCTCACAAATCGACGGTATCGGCTTCGGAATCGCCGGTGACGCGGTCTTGAGATCTATGTACGTTGTCTTCGATCTCGACAACGGACAGGCTTCGATCGCACAAGCCGCCGTGAACAGCACCGCAGACCCAGACATCGTCACCGTGGCAGCTGGACCTACTGGTGTGGCCGCCGCCGTCTCGGGCGTCAGTACCCCGGCGCCGAATTCCTTCTCCATTGCACAGGGGATCACCACGGCGACGCAGTCGTACGCGGCGAGTACAGTCTCACCGGCGGTTGGGCAGGAAACGGGCGAAGGCGCGATTCCAGCGGGGGCGCAGGTAGACGGGGAAGACACGGGTaatggtggtggtggtggcaATGGTGGGAAGCATTCGAAGAATGCGGCTGCCGGGCTGATGGTGCCGAAGATGGAGTGGAGTGGGGTGTATGTTGTGGGGATTTGGATGATGTGTGTGATGACGGGGGTCGGGGTTATGGTGTAA
- a CDS encoding Sugar transporter STL1 — MGKYIPNAFNLAVVVYVALGSTACSYGLAILGSTIGQPSFYSSLGLAAQGEPGYDKTANWIAAFNGVSSGAACIGAIFNSWSANALSRKHTIQIGAVILSIGAALNAASVSATMLVIGRLVAGFGIGVLVTCIPMYQAEVSTPETRGFMGSMHSIMFAIGYMLSSWIGFGVYFISASGSSSTFPWRFTLAFQAAPALLLLVGSYWLPCSPRWLMQKGRFDEAEQVLKRLHTRKDDTHHEQAVKEYYQMRRQLEEDRKLKDSISHFEVFKTPSNRERAAIAAAMMWFSMFTGVLIIANYATIVFQNLGMTGAMPLLLLALWVTASFPGNIFTALYIDRFGRRKFMLVGAVGLSIGLLFEYILQALYTNTTNTAVQKAAIFFIFFFIVFWSSCFDATQYLYMGGDIPDGGERAGDGRCDCGCGTYCLGEDWVEGFLVLLVPTVVYIPVIYFFFPETMNRSLEDINAEFGDAVAVHYYGATEADEKEYAQALDAGEADEDLRRAADAAEGKTEIATIEQVSKA; from the exons ATGGGCAAGTACATACCCAATGCCTTCAACCTCGCGGTTGTGGTCTATGTTGCCTTGGGATCCACAGCTTGCTCTTACGGTCTCGCCATACTTGGATCTACCATCGGACAGCCTTCGTTCTACAGTAGCCTAGGTCTTGCGGCTCAAGGTGAGCCCGGATACGACAAGACAGCCAACTGGATAGCTGCTTTCAATGGCGTCTCGAGCGGTGCTGCCTGCATTGGAGCAATTTTTAATTCGTGGTCCGCGAATGCGCTTTCAAGAAAGCATACGATACAGATCGGCGCTGTTATACTCAGCATTGGCGCCGCTCTCAATGCCGCTTCTGTCAGCGCGACAATGCTCGTCATTGGCAGACTTGTTGCGGGCTTTGGCATCGGAGTTCTGGTCACTTGCATCCCCATGTACCAAGCTGAAGTGTCCACACCGGAGACTCGAGGCTTTATGGGATCGATGCACAGCATAATGTTTGCTATCGGCTATATGCTATCGTCCTGGATCGGCTTCGGGGTGTACTTCATTTCTGCGTCTGGCTCTAGTTCCACTTTCCCATGGCGGTTCACTCTCGCTTTTCAGGCGGCTCCTGCACTCTTGCTTCTTGTCGGGTCATACTGGCTACCTTGCAGTCCGCGATGGTTGATGCAGAAGGGACGATTCGACGAAGCCGAGCAGGTTCTCAAGAGATTGCACACCCGTAAGGACGATACACATCATGAGCAAGCAGTCAAGGAGTACTACCAAATGAGGCGACAGCTCGAAGAAGATCGAAAGCTCAAGGACAGTATCAGTCATTTTGAGGTGTTCAAGACTCCTTCCAACAGGGAAAGAGCCGCTATCGCCGCAGCTATGATGTGGTTCAGCATGTTCACTGGCGTGCTCATCATCGCCAACTATG CTACGATCGTCTTCCAAAACCTCGGCATGACCGGCGCCATGCCCCTACTCCTCCTCGCGCTGTGGGTGACAGCCTCCTTCCCCGGCAACATCTTCACCGCCCTCTACATCGACCGCTTCGGCCGTCGAAAATTCATGCTAGTAGGCGCCGTCGGCCTCTCCATCGGTCTCCTATTCGAATACATCCTCCAAGCCCTCTACACCAACACAACCAACACCGCCGTCCAAAAGGCGGCCATCTTCTTTATTTTCTTCTTCATCGTGTTCTGGAGCTCTTGCTTCGATGCGACGCAGTACCTCTATATGGGCGGAGATATTCCCGACGGCGGTGAGAGGGCAGGGGACGGCC GTTGCGATTGTGGTTGCGGGACCTATTGCCTTGGAGAGGATTGGGTGGAGGGTTTTTTGGTGTTGTTGGTGCCTACTGTGGTGTATATCCCTGTGATTTATTTTTTCTTTCCT GAGACTATGAATAGATCGCTGGAAGATATCAATGCTGAGTTTGGGGATGCAGTGGCTGTGCATTACTATGGCGCCACCGAGGCGGATGAGAAGGAGTATGCCCAAGCGCTTGACGCAGGGGAGGCTGACGAGGACCTGCGACGTGCTGCAGATGCCGCGGAAGGCAAGACTGAGATCGCAACGATCGAACAAGTGTCGAAAGCATAG
- a CDS encoding D-amino-acid oxidase — translation MSAEPHVVIIGAGVVGLTNAVFLAEAGYTVTVIAAHVPGDSSVEYTSPWAGAHWRTHATPDTPEQCDWDAQTFDYWRQIREDEERDSELPKSGLKVQESLHYWDTELKEDLWWAAVVQDFAQLSLFHDPILFINRDRPAHAPEIIWGATSRACSINTPQYLLYLQERARKSGTIVFKSKLPTDGGFEKALTTAEGIARVIGRAKVDCFVNCTGLGAMKLCADDRMFPIRGQTVLVKGEAKATRTRYHAGTIGSGTSSYCIPRPGSGTTILGGTKEKGNWSEKADPETTKIILERCSWMVPELLTGGNDGFEVMSAQAGLRPGREGGPRTEREVVGGRRVVHAYGHAGGGYQNSVGCARKVVKLVEESVGTSSMGVVSARL, via the exons ATGTCCGCAGAACCTCACGTGGTGATCATTGG CGCCGGTGTTGTCGGTCTTACCAATGCTGTCTTTTTAGCTGAGGCTGGCTACACGGTCACTGTAATAGCTGCGCATGTCCCTGGTGATAGCAGTGTAGAGTATACATCGCCATG GGCCGGCGCGCACTGGAGAACGCATGCTACACCTGATACACCTGAACAATGCGATTGGGATGCCCAGACGTTCGACTACTGGCGCCAGATACGCGAGGATGAAGAGCGTGATTCTGAGCTTCCTAAGAGTGGATTGAAG GTGCAAGAATCCCTCCACTACTGGGACACCGAACTCAAAGAAGATTTATGGTGGGCAGCCGTAGTCCAAGACTTCGCGCAACTGTCTCTCTTCCACGACCCCATCTTGTTCATCAACCGCGACCGCCCAGCTCATGCCCCAGAGATAATCTGGGGCGCCACCTCCCGAGCTTGCTCCATTAATACTCCCCAATACCTCCTTTACCTCCAGGAACGCGCTCGTAAGAGCGGCACAATCGTCTTCAAATCCAAGCTTCCTACCGATGGCGGCTTCGAGAAAGCCCTCACCACAGCTGAAGGCATAGCTCGGGTCATTGGCAGAGCAAAAGTAGATTGCTTCGTGAATTGCACAGGCCTTGGAGCAATGAAGCTTTGCGCTGACGATAGAATGTTTCCAATCAGAGGACAGACAGTGCTTGTGAAAGGCGAGGCGAAAGCTACGCGAACACGCTATCACGCAGGCACCATTGGCTCTGGCACAAGTTCCTACTGCATCCCTCGGCCTGGATCCGGAACGACAATTCTTGGCGGGACCAAGGAGAAGGGGAATTGGAGTGAGAAAGCTGATCCGGAGACTACGAAGATTATCTTGGAGAGGTGTAGTTGGATGGTGCCGGAGCTTTTGACGGGGGGAAATGACGGGTTCGAGGTGATGAGTGCGCAGGCTGGGTTGAGGCCGGGGAGAGAGGGAGGGCCGAGGACAGAGAGGGAGGTTGTGGGCGGGAGGAGGGTTGTACATGCGTATGGACATGCCGGGGGAGGGTATCAGAATTCGGTTGGGTGTGCGAGGAAAGTGGTCAAGTTGGTGGAGGAGAGTGTTGGGACGTCGTCGATGGGGGTCGTGAGCGCGAGGCTTTGA